From the genome of Halomonas sp. MCCC 1A13316, one region includes:
- the tusA gene encoding sulfurtransferase TusA: protein MTTTADSQPIYQDELDTTGLYCPEPIMLMHNKVRDMSPGEILKVIATDPATTRDVPKFCSFLGHDLISQQESDGRYLYFIRLG from the coding sequence ATGACGACTACCGCCGACTCGCAGCCCATCTATCAGGACGAACTTGACACGACCGGTCTCTACTGTCCGGAGCCCATCATGCTTATGCACAACAAGGTGCGTGACATGAGTCCCGGTGAGATCCTCAAGGTAATCGCCACGGATCCGGCGACCACTCGGGACGTGCCTAAATTTTGCAGTTTCCTGGGGCACGACCTGATATCGCAGCAGGAGTCGGACGGACGTTACCTCTACTTTATACGCTTGGGCTAA
- a CDS encoding antibiotic biosynthesis monooxygenase family protein: MIKIIIERRIMPGLEEEYEEAAREAMRHSLGARGFVGAETLVERGHSDRRLMVVKWRNLSAWNEWYTSEERARAMQRILPLLTEDETIRIYEPAY, encoded by the coding sequence ATGATCAAGATCATAATCGAACGTCGTATCATGCCTGGCCTGGAGGAAGAATACGAGGAGGCCGCGCGCGAGGCCATGCGCCATTCTCTCGGCGCCAGGGGGTTCGTTGGCGCCGAGACCCTGGTCGAACGCGGCCATAGCGACCGCCGGCTGATGGTCGTCAAATGGCGCAATCTCAGCGCCTGGAACGAATGGTACACCAGCGAAGAGCGCGCGCGCGCCATGCAGCGCATCCTGCCGCTGCTGACAGAAGACGAGACCATCCGTATCTATGAGCCCGCTTATTGA
- the rlmM gene encoding 23S rRNA (cytidine(2498)-2'-O)-methyltransferase RlmM, with translation MSRLAKHVVADQLLFYCRPGFEHDVASEVTCWADQLGWHGRAEYSPQEGFVRFVVDDVRPANELHREMCFDRLVFARQSLVALPPLSLARDDRLSPIVEQVVSSGWSFESVWHETPDTNDGKALAGLIKALTRPLESGLRKRGALRRKAGGRRLHLFWTDGDRVQLGMSFHGNRSELQGGIRRLRFPQAAPSRSTLKLEEAWHEFVPREEWGGRLAEGMQAADLGAAPGGWTWQLVKRGMHVFAIDNGPMNSDLMATGMVEHLREDGFIWEPPYRLDWLVCDIVDKPARVTAMVQRWLTRRWCREAVFNLKLPMKRRWEEVDRCLALLEEALHDAGVRAELRCRHLYHDREEVTVHVRLLN, from the coding sequence ATGTCCCGCTTGGCGAAGCACGTGGTTGCCGATCAGTTGCTCTTCTACTGCCGTCCTGGCTTCGAACACGACGTAGCATCCGAGGTGACGTGCTGGGCCGACCAACTCGGCTGGCACGGCAGGGCGGAGTATTCACCTCAGGAAGGTTTCGTACGCTTCGTCGTGGATGACGTGCGGCCGGCCAACGAGCTGCATAGGGAGATGTGCTTCGATCGGCTCGTCTTTGCGCGCCAGAGCCTGGTGGCGTTGCCGCCGCTGTCTCTGGCTCGGGATGACAGGCTATCCCCCATCGTGGAGCAGGTAGTATCCAGTGGCTGGAGCTTCGAGTCGGTCTGGCACGAAACGCCCGATACCAATGATGGTAAAGCCTTGGCGGGCCTCATCAAGGCACTGACACGTCCGCTAGAGTCGGGGCTGCGTAAGCGTGGCGCTTTACGCCGCAAGGCTGGCGGACGCCGTTTGCATCTGTTCTGGACCGATGGCGATCGCGTGCAGTTGGGCATGAGCTTTCATGGCAATCGCAGCGAACTGCAGGGTGGCATCCGACGGTTGCGCTTTCCCCAGGCAGCGCCGAGTCGTTCGACTCTGAAGTTGGAGGAGGCCTGGCATGAGTTCGTGCCGCGTGAAGAGTGGGGCGGGCGATTGGCAGAAGGCATGCAGGCCGCCGATCTCGGGGCGGCTCCTGGTGGATGGACCTGGCAACTGGTCAAGCGAGGCATGCATGTTTTCGCCATCGACAACGGACCCATGAACAGCGACTTGATGGCGACGGGAATGGTGGAGCATTTGCGCGAGGATGGCTTCATCTGGGAGCCGCCATATCGCCTTGATTGGTTGGTGTGCGACATCGTAGACAAACCGGCAAGGGTGACGGCAATGGTTCAGCGCTGGCTGACCCGCCGCTGGTGTCGGGAAGCGGTTTTCAACCTTAAGTTGCCGATGAAGCGACGCTGGGAGGAAGTCGACCGCTGCCTGGCTCTGCTTGAGGAGGCGCTGCACGATGCCGGCGTTCGTGCCGAGCTGCGTTGCCGACATCTCTATCATGACCGTGAGGAGGTCACGGTGCATGTCAGGCTATTGAATTGA
- the gdhA gene encoding NADP-specific glutamate dehydrogenase — protein MTYIHDTLEGLRKSSPAQCEFYQAAEEVLECLRPLLETVPRYHQHSIIERIVEPERQIMFRVSWVDDAGKVQVNKGYRIQFNSALGPYKGGLRFHPSVNASIIKFLGFEQIFKNALTGLPIGGGKGGSNFDPKGKSDGEIMRFCQSFMNELYRHIGPTVDVPAGDIGVGSREIGYMYGQYKRLTGSYEGVFTGKGLNWGGSLGRKEATGYGAVYFAQNMLEARGDSISGKTCLVSGAGNVAIYTIEKLYHLGARPVTCSDSRGAIHHPEGIDLDTLKLLKEVKRTSLREYVEYHPEATYIDAQDYPSDGHAVWRIKGEVAFPSATQNEVTEADAVALLGNGVHCISEGSNMSSTATAVDRFLGARIAYGPGKAANAGGVATSQLEMAQNSSMQQWSMEKVDTKLQAIMANIHQQCANTAEEFGEPSNLVLGANIAGFRKVADAMIDQGVV, from the coding sequence ATGACCTACATACACGACACCCTCGAAGGGCTAAGAAAGAGCAGCCCGGCCCAATGCGAGTTTTATCAAGCTGCAGAGGAAGTCCTCGAGTGTCTGCGTCCCTTGCTCGAAACGGTGCCGCGCTACCATCAGCACAGCATCATCGAACGCATCGTCGAGCCTGAGCGCCAGATCATGTTCCGCGTCAGTTGGGTCGATGACGCTGGCAAGGTGCAAGTCAACAAGGGCTACCGCATCCAGTTCAATTCGGCCTTGGGACCTTACAAGGGCGGCCTGCGCTTTCACCCAAGCGTCAACGCCAGCATCATCAAGTTCCTGGGCTTCGAGCAGATATTCAAGAATGCCCTGACCGGACTGCCTATCGGCGGTGGCAAGGGAGGCTCCAACTTCGATCCCAAGGGCAAGTCCGATGGCGAAATCATGCGGTTCTGCCAATCGTTCATGAACGAGTTGTACCGTCATATCGGCCCGACCGTCGATGTTCCTGCAGGCGACATTGGGGTAGGCTCCAGGGAAATTGGCTACATGTACGGTCAGTACAAGCGTCTCACAGGAAGCTATGAAGGCGTATTCACCGGCAAGGGGCTGAACTGGGGCGGCTCGCTCGGCCGCAAGGAGGCCACCGGCTACGGCGCGGTCTACTTCGCCCAGAACATGCTCGAGGCACGTGGCGATAGCATCTCAGGCAAGACCTGCTTGGTGTCAGGAGCCGGCAACGTGGCCATATATACAATAGAGAAGCTCTATCATCTTGGTGCTCGTCCCGTTACCTGCTCGGACTCACGCGGCGCGATCCACCATCCTGAGGGGATTGATCTCGACACGCTCAAGTTGCTCAAAGAGGTGAAGCGCACTTCTCTGCGTGAATACGTCGAATATCACCCCGAGGCAACGTACATCGATGCCCAGGATTACCCGAGCGACGGTCACGCCGTATGGCGTATCAAAGGCGAGGTTGCATTCCCCAGCGCCACGCAGAACGAAGTGACCGAAGCCGATGCTGTCGCCCTGCTCGGCAATGGCGTGCATTGCATCAGTGAAGGCTCGAACATGTCCTCCACTGCCACTGCCGTCGACCGCTTCCTCGGAGCCAGGATTGCCTACGGCCCAGGTAAGGCCGCCAATGCCGGCGGCGTCGCCACTAGCCAGCTCGAGATGGCGCAGAACAGCAGTATGCAACAATGGTCCATGGAGAAGGTCGATACCAAGCTGCAGGCCATCATGGCGAATATCCACCAGCAGTGCGCCAATACGGCCGAAGAATTCGGCGAACCCTCAAACCTGGTGCTCGGCGCCAATATCGCCGGCTTCCGCAAGGTAGCCGATGCCATGATCGACCAAGGCGTCGTATAA